The sequence below is a genomic window from Sulfurospirillum oryzae.
GCCGTTTTGGAATGAATCATGCTTTTCTAGACTTCATGTAGATGTCGTTTTAAGTATAAACGCGCAAAATTATAGTTTATGGCAAAGTGGGTTTGATGGAAAGTATAGGAAGTTTTGTCAATATTAAGAGTCACAATTTTCATTTTCACGGTTGTTCAACCTGTGAAGGTCACTGTTGCAATGGGGCTAAGGGTTTTGCCGCGTCTCCTCTCATTTTAGAAGATTTTGAAGAGGTTTATAAAAACTTTCCGATTCTTTTTAGTGTCACAGAACAAAAACTAATGGCGTATGTCCTTCTAAACGATGGCAAAAATTATTGTAGATATTATGTCAATCAACAATGTAGCATTTACTTGCAAAGACCACCTGCGTGTAAACTTTATCCTGTAAGTCCTTATTTTGAGCAGCTCTTTATCGACACCGCTTGTCCCTCTGTCAATCAGGATTCTGGATA
It includes:
- a CDS encoding YkgJ family cysteine cluster protein; its protein translation is MESIGSFVNIKSHNFHFHGCSTCEGHCCNGAKGFAASPLILEDFEEVYKNFPILFSVTEQKLMAYVLLNDGKNYCRYYVNQQCSIYLQRPPACKLYPVSPYFEQLFIDTACPSVNQDSGYSLCHDGQLNSAFATKRLENFVEKLEETHAFFESINALEDFEHVGNLSGIPLFRYIKPSDNKYIKMHLESLKHSWFYVLTNSSKPELAVS